A stretch of DNA from Acanthopagrus latus isolate v.2019 chromosome 7, fAcaLat1.1, whole genome shotgun sequence:
agtcatgtgaccgtgatgtcgttctgtttgtagcctaacattagctttcttactgctacacagtttaatgtagcttcacacatcacagagtggagtttCATCTGTGGAGgttatctggatcaacagaacctggacggatcagaaccttgtgtctgacacacagattattttctgtaataatccaGAATAGTTGAATAATCTGAGAGGAACCAGAGAGATGCTAACTGCAGTTAGCTCCAGACAGACATCATCTGGCCTGGTGGTACTTTGTTCTGTCCTTTAGTGTCTCTGTAATTACAaaaaagtcatttcagtcaaaaaTAAGTGATTGAAATATGTTCAAACTCTTCAGAAGATTAAACTGTTCAGCAACGACAAAACTGgagactgacctgagatcagcTGGTACGCAGATATTTGTTCAGGAGGACAGAAGATGGACGGAGGTTCATCAGCTGACACAAAGTGTTGGTGTGTCATGAAGCTGTAATGACATcaggcagcagctgctgttgacACAAGTGTAACGAGCGTGTCTGTCCTCAGGTGACGTACCAGCTGAAGATCCTCACACGGCTCTGTTCAGCGTGTTGATGCTGAGGAAGTCTCTGTCCAGAGTTCAGTgggtgtctctgctgctgctgttcgcCGGAGTCGCCATCGTTCAGGTATGACGCTCGGCTGGAGGCTGACGGAGGTGGTCGCTGATGTTCTACGACAccgctgtgacatcacacctgtcagtcagctaTGTAAAGATGACTGTAGACGTGACTTATTGATCGATGTTACTGATCGATCGTCTTGCTTCATATCTTCCTGTTGCTGTGCTGAGTaagctgacagctgattggTCAGTGTGTGGTttcaggtgcagcaggaggggaagaaggaggCGTCGGTGTCAGACAGCTCCAATCAGAACTACACGGAGGGTTTGGTTGCCGTGGTGATCAGCTGTCTGTCATCGGGATTCGCCGGCGTTTACTTTGAGAAGATCCTGAAAGGGAGCTCAGCATCCGTCTGGGTGAGGAACGTGCAGTTGGGGATCTTCGGCACGGCGCTCGGCATGCTGGGACTGTGGTGGAACGACGGCGCCGCCATCGCCGAGCGCGGCTTCCTGTTCGGATACACGGACATGGTGTGGTGCGTCATATTCAACCAGGCGTTCGGCGGGCTGCTGGTGGCCGTGGTGGTGAAGTACGCCGACAACATCCTGAAGGGCTTCGCCACTTCCTTCTCCATCATCGTCTCCACGGTGATGTCCATCTACCTGTTTGGCTTCCACGTGGACCTGCTCTTCACAGCGGGGGCGGGGCTTGTCATCGGGGCCGTCTACATGTACAGCCTCCCTAAAGCGGCCGGCGGCTCTTCGTCCTCAagctcctcctcgtcttcctcgtcGTCTTCAGCGTTGCCGAGGACGGACGCAGGCGCCGAGATGGAGGCGTTTCTGCCAAAGTCAGTGCTGGTGAagtgactctctctctctctctgtctctctctctctgtctctctctctctctgtctctctctcactctcacactctcactctctctctctctctctctctctcttctctctctctctggcgtG
This window harbors:
- the slc35a2 gene encoding UDP-galactose translocator isoform X2: MLRKSLSRVQWVSLLLLFAGVAIVQVQQEGKKEASVSDSSNQNYTEGLVAVVISCLSSGFAGVYFEKILKGSSASVWVRNVQLGIFGTALGMLGLWWNDGAAIAERGFLFGYTDMVWCVIFNQAFGGLLVAVVVKYADNILKGFATSFSIIVSTVMSIYLFGFHVDLLFTAGAGLVIGAVYMYSLPKAAGGSSSSSSSSSSSSSSALPRTDAGAEMEAFLPKCAAKEKGS
- the slc35a2 gene encoding UDP-galactose translocator isoform X1; translation: MLRKSLSRVQWVSLLLLFAGVAIVQVQQEGKKEASVSDSSNQNYTEGLVAVVISCLSSGFAGVYFEKILKGSSASVWVRNVQLGIFGTALGMLGLWWNDGAAIAERGFLFGYTDMVWCVIFNQAFGGLLVAVVVKYADNILKGFATSFSIIVSTVMSIYLFGFHVDLLFTAGAGLVIGAVYMYSLPKAAGGSSSSSSSSSSSSSSALPRTDAGAEMEAFLPKSVLMCSQRKRILSDRLTDVWTDCCLRPA